The Streptomyces luteogriseus genome includes a window with the following:
- a CDS encoding hybrid sensor histidine kinase/response regulator, whose translation MSSRPSRGAARLAAILDALPDALVLVNANGTVVNANTIALEAFETPGTALVGRGLLDLLPQFDSKLIPGSMRRPEHLDPHARTKPTRMIARRTDGTEFPVEVTSANLENGQQAYDGYGYTGDELLMLVVRDLSGTVDTEAELARSQRQTEMILRAASEGVVGTDTDGRIVLVNPAAAQILGFRASDLGGRKLHDLVLHSRADGSPFPYEDSPLADTLRSGRKHRVRGQVLYSKDGGKVPADLTTAPVRDGDQLVGAVMTFTDRRPYDAVVEEKEAAEKRHAEELERIAEEHASELTALRQQHVTELEELTERHAEELAADEDRYAALGEREKDRFEALAARHEQLLTLLGRSLRGPLEELRRELAALAADDAGQLWPEANQVLHHLSAGYSRITTLIDNVLGYQRLDTGSESVSRTKVMLDAVVAAGVDGAVELIGPGRVQFAVHAPPIEAEVDARLLATALAHLVADVAGVDATGNTPVSAGGYLDNTVVVAAAQRGEVVRIEVRGPYAGGDTVHEPIVRGIVRAHGGVLQTHDVPGMSGSAYVLEVPIGGGAGAVAAQPVDESAALALVEPSDRTSDQTSGGGRRRARRATTDAFLDGDVPGGEGDGAGGPGTDAAGGAGADGAVPTGRRRRRAGGEQAALPAQASGEGSASSGTGRRRRSAEDSGADAVGSAVQGVAEGAVMTAAEHAAGAAASNTGLGGTVPPQGVPGPSGRRARREPGEQAALPPALPAASSGGTAAGSADAEQGQAQQPTGRRRRALAAANERAAAAQEAAAGPRPVFALPPAEADQSPAPVPAPGPAQAAVQQEAQAGQGQQVAGGSGEPAGAPGVPGTPGMPGTPGTPGVVPPQGQAPVQGPEAVAVPGAGAAGAGAAGAGAVGAVGAVEEGRHDAVPHDQSADHTPPQPHPTSAPTGRRRRAVAAPQPAEAAGVAGAQVPGSAGQVSPVAPGAAPAAGPVPAAAVPGGPAQGVPAAQDATGQVLLGQAGPGTPAQAGVPASPVAPGAAVPPQGTPVAAQGNTVPPQGVPVAPQENTVPPQGNAVPPQGHAPQVGAPQGVSVPAQGGLGQSVQAALPGQGLQPLAPAQPLPQQGIAAPGQQQSAGRPLPAEAAPGQGTPPQGTPAQGTGAHGTPPHGGAPAVQPWSAADETSGTGVAHPAHPNGTSPRAPQQNTPAPGTPLPPEGTPRAAQPLPAEAAASPVDPNSTQGRAISVRTLGQGVPFTRQAAQVQQPSAMPVPQAVPQNLPPQSATPPPHQPGGSGRRRKLGTPPDPATRTDQAARPEQGQPRQGDQGSRPEQAARPHPAADHTPPPVAAQIPSPATAPVPAQPSLAGQSRLAQMTEGGGRSYAIGAPDENAAEGPEPLDGPGGAVEVADPPRPQPMDDELPPEPLDNPRRLLVWPAPDVSTQQALSDRGYRPVIVNSREEVDAQIAAFPAALFVDPLTGPITRTALQSLRQAAVAAEVPVLVTAGLGQASRDAAYGADPAVLLKALAPRDSEQHPPRVLLIEEHAEIALALTATLERRGMQVARAASDADAVTLAGQFRPNLVVMDLLQVQRRQEGFAGIVDWLRANGQLNRTPLVVYTAAVDQADLPRLASGETVLFLAERSTSSEVQTRIVELLSRIGTN comes from the coding sequence GTGAGCAGCAGGCCATCCCGAGGCGCTGCTCGCCTCGCAGCCATACTGGACGCCCTTCCTGACGCGTTGGTGCTGGTCAACGCCAACGGCACGGTCGTCAACGCCAACACCATCGCCCTCGAGGCCTTCGAGACCCCGGGCACCGCTCTGGTGGGGCGCGGGTTGCTCGATCTGCTGCCGCAGTTCGACTCCAAGCTCATCCCCGGCTCCATGCGCCGGCCGGAGCACCTCGATCCGCACGCCCGGACCAAGCCCACCCGGATGATCGCGCGCAGGACGGACGGGACCGAGTTCCCCGTCGAGGTCACCAGTGCGAATCTCGAGAACGGGCAGCAGGCCTACGACGGTTACGGCTACACCGGCGACGAGCTGCTGATGCTCGTCGTGCGCGACCTGTCCGGGACCGTGGACACCGAGGCCGAGCTCGCCCGGTCCCAGCGGCAGACCGAGATGATCCTGCGGGCCGCGTCCGAGGGCGTCGTCGGCACCGACACCGACGGGCGGATCGTGCTCGTCAACCCGGCCGCCGCCCAGATACTGGGATTCCGGGCCAGCGATCTCGGCGGACGCAAACTGCACGACCTCGTCCTGCACTCGCGCGCCGACGGCTCGCCCTTCCCCTACGAGGACTCGCCGCTCGCCGACACCCTGCGCTCCGGGCGCAAGCACCGGGTGCGCGGGCAGGTGCTGTACTCCAAGGACGGCGGCAAGGTGCCGGCCGACCTGACGACCGCGCCCGTGCGCGACGGCGACCAGCTCGTCGGCGCCGTGATGACCTTCACCGACCGGCGGCCGTACGACGCCGTCGTCGAGGAGAAGGAAGCCGCGGAGAAGCGGCACGCCGAGGAACTGGAACGGATCGCCGAGGAGCACGCCTCCGAGCTCACCGCCCTGCGCCAGCAGCACGTCACCGAGCTGGAGGAGCTGACCGAGCGGCACGCCGAGGAACTCGCCGCCGACGAGGACCGCTACGCCGCGCTCGGTGAACGCGAGAAGGACCGGTTCGAGGCGCTCGCCGCCCGGCACGAGCAGTTGCTGACCCTGCTGGGCCGGTCGCTGCGCGGGCCGCTGGAGGAGCTGCGCCGCGAGCTGGCCGCGCTGGCCGCCGACGACGCCGGGCAGCTGTGGCCCGAGGCCAACCAGGTGCTCCACCACCTGTCGGCCGGCTACTCGCGCATCACGACGCTGATCGACAACGTCCTCGGCTACCAGCGGCTCGACACCGGCAGCGAGAGCGTCTCGCGTACGAAGGTGATGCTGGACGCCGTCGTCGCCGCCGGCGTCGACGGGGCCGTCGAGCTGATCGGGCCCGGGCGGGTGCAGTTCGCCGTGCACGCGCCGCCCATCGAGGCCGAGGTCGACGCCCGGCTGCTCGCGACCGCCCTCGCGCATCTCGTCGCCGACGTGGCCGGGGTCGACGCGACCGGCAACACGCCCGTGTCGGCGGGTGGTTACCTGGACAACACCGTCGTGGTGGCGGCGGCGCAGCGCGGCGAGGTCGTACGCATCGAGGTGCGCGGGCCGTACGCCGGTGGCGACACCGTGCACGAGCCCATCGTGCGCGGGATCGTCCGGGCCCACGGCGGTGTGCTGCAGACGCATGACGTGCCGGGGATGAGCGGGAGCGCGTACGTCCTCGAGGTGCCGATCGGGGGCGGGGCCGGGGCCGTTGCCGCCCAGCCGGTGGACGAGTCCGCCGCGCTCGCCCTCGTCGAGCCCTCCGACCGGACCTCCGACCAGACCTCCGGTGGGGGGCGGCGCCGGGCGCGGCGGGCCACCACCGACGCCTTCCTGGACGGAGACGTTCCGGGCGGTGAGGGCGACGGGGCCGGTGGTCCCGGAACCGACGCGGCCGGTGGTGCCGGAGCCGACGGGGCCGTGCCCACCGGGCGGCGCAGGCGCCGGGCCGGTGGAGAACAGGCCGCCCTTCCGGCGCAGGCATCCGGTGAGGGCTCCGCGTCGAGCGGTACCGGGCGACGACGGCGCTCGGCCGAGGACTCCGGTGCGGACGCTGTCGGCAGCGCCGTCCAGGGTGTCGCCGAAGGGGCCGTGATGACGGCTGCCGAGCATGCGGCGGGGGCCGCCGCCTCGAACACGGGGCTGGGCGGGACCGTGCCGCCGCAGGGTGTGCCCGGGCCCTCCGGGCGGCGGGCCAGGCGTGAACCCGGTGAGCAGGCCGCGCTGCCACCGGCGCTGCCCGCGGCGTCCTCCGGTGGTACGGCCGCGGGTTCGGCCGACGCGGAGCAGGGACAGGCCCAGCAGCCGACCGGGCGACGGCGGCGTGCGCTGGCCGCCGCCAACGAGCGGGCCGCGGCCGCGCAGGAGGCCGCCGCCGGGCCGCGTCCGGTGTTCGCGCTACCGCCTGCCGAGGCCGATCAGTCTCCGGCCCCGGTCCCGGCCCCTGGCCCGGCCCAGGCCGCGGTTCAGCAGGAGGCTCAGGCCGGGCAGGGGCAGCAGGTCGCCGGTGGTTCCGGCGAGCCCGCGGGAGCGCCGGGTGTGCCGGGTACGCCGGGTATGCCGGGTACGCCGGGTACGCCGGGTGTGGTACCGCCTCAGGGGCAGGCGCCGGTTCAAGGGCCGGAAGCCGTGGCTGTCCCCGGTGCGGGTGCTGCCGGTGCGGGTGCCGCCGGTGCGGGTGCCGTCGGTGCCGTCGGTGCCGTCGAGGAGGGCCGACACGACGCCGTTCCGCACGACCAGTCCGCCGATCACACTCCGCCGCAGCCGCATCCGACCAGCGCGCCGACCGGCCGCCGGCGACGGGCCGTCGCGGCGCCGCAGCCGGCCGAAGCGGCCGGGGTGGCCGGAGCGCAGGTGCCGGGGAGTGCCGGCCAGGTGAGCCCCGTGGCCCCGGGTGCCGCACCGGCAGCAGGTCCCGTGCCTGCCGCTGCCGTGCCCGGCGGTCCGGCGCAGGGTGTTCCGGCGGCGCAGGACGCCACCGGCCAGGTCCTCCTGGGGCAGGCCGGGCCGGGCACGCCCGCCCAGGCCGGTGTCCCCGCATCCCCCGTCGCGCCGGGTGCGGCCGTGCCGCCGCAGGGCACGCCAGTCGCCGCCCAGGGGAACACCGTGCCCCCGCAAGGCGTGCCGGTCGCCCCGCAGGAGAACACCGTGCCTCCCCAGGGGAACGCCGTGCCCCCTCAGGGGCACGCCCCCCAGGTGGGCGCTCCGCAGGGCGTGTCCGTCCCCGCTCAGGGCGGGCTCGGGCAGAGTGTGCAGGCCGCCCTCCCTGGGCAGGGCCTCCAGCCTCTCGCCCCGGCCCAGCCACTGCCGCAGCAGGGCATCGCCGCACCGGGTCAGCAGCAGTCCGCCGGACGGCCGCTCCCTGCGGAGGCCGCTCCCGGGCAGGGCACCCCGCCCCAGGGCACGCCTGCTCAAGGCACGGGCGCCCACGGAACCCCGCCGCACGGCGGCGCCCCCGCCGTCCAGCCCTGGTCCGCCGCCGACGAGACGTCCGGGACCGGTGTCGCGCACCCCGCGCACCCGAACGGCACGTCGCCCCGGGCCCCGCAGCAGAACACCCCCGCGCCGGGCACGCCGCTGCCGCCGGAGGGCACGCCGCGGGCGGCTCAGCCGCTGCCCGCGGAGGCCGCGGCGTCCCCCGTCGATCCGAACTCCACGCAGGGGCGGGCGATCAGCGTGCGGACCCTGGGCCAGGGCGTGCCGTTCACCCGGCAGGCGGCCCAGGTGCAGCAGCCGTCGGCCATGCCCGTGCCGCAGGCCGTCCCGCAGAACCTTCCGCCGCAGTCGGCGACGCCTCCCCCGCACCAGCCGGGTGGATCGGGCCGGCGCCGCAAGCTGGGCACGCCGCCCGACCCGGCGACGCGTACGGACCAGGCGGCCCGCCCGGAGCAGGGGCAGCCCCGTCAGGGGGATCAGGGGTCCCGGCCGGAGCAGGCCGCGCGTCCGCACCCGGCGGCCGATCACACGCCGCCGCCCGTCGCCGCTCAGATTCCGTCCCCGGCCACCGCTCCCGTCCCGGCGCAGCCGTCCCTCGCTGGTCAGTCGCGCCTGGCGCAGATGACCGAGGGCGGCGGACGGTCGTACGCCATAGGCGCCCCGGACGAGAACGCCGCCGAGGGACCCGAGCCGCTGGACGGGCCCGGCGGGGCCGTCGAGGTGGCCGATCCGCCGCGACCGCAGCCCATGGACGACGAGTTGCCGCCCGAGCCGCTGGACAACCCGCGGCGGCTGCTGGTGTGGCCGGCGCCGGACGTCAGCACCCAGCAGGCGCTGAGCGACCGCGGTTACCGGCCGGTGATCGTGAACTCGCGCGAGGAGGTCGACGCGCAGATCGCGGCCTTCCCCGCCGCGCTGTTCGTCGACCCGCTGACCGGGCCGATCACGCGGACGGCACTGCAGTCGCTGCGGCAGGCCGCCGTGGCCGCCGAGGTGCCCGTCCTCGTCACGGCCGGACTCGGACAGGCCTCGCGGGACGCGGCGTACGGCGCCGATCCGGCCGTCCTGCTGAAGGCGCTGGCGCCGCGCGACAGTGAGCAGCACCCGCCGCGGGTGCTGCTGATCGAGGAGCACGCGGAGATCGCGCTGGCGCTCACGGCGACGCTGGAGCGGCGCGGGATGCAGGTCGCGCGGGCCGCGAGTGACGCGGACGCGGTGACGCTGGCGGGGCAGTTCCGGCCGAACCTGGTCGTGATGGATCTGCTGCAGGTGCAACGGCGGCAGGAGGGGTTCGCCGGGATCGTGGACTGGCTGCGGGCGAACGGGCAGCTCAACCGCACCCCGCTCGTCGTCTACACCGCCGCCGTCGACCAGGCCGACCTGCCGCGGCTGGCCTCCGGGGAAACAGTGCTGTTCCTCGCGGAGCGGTCCACCAGCTCCGAGGTCCAGACCCGGATCGTCGAACTGCTCAGCCGGATCGGCACCAACTGA